Sequence from the Pyxidicoccus xibeiensis genome:
AACACTTCCAGGGCCGCTTCGATGCGGACGCGCTGGGCGTGGGAAACATGACGCTGGGCGGCGGGATCCGCGAAAGAAGTCGCGGCGGCGTCCGCATGGCTCGCGTACGCCCCCCGGGAGACCACGAGGGCGAGCGCGGCCAGCACGGCCATGGTGGCCAGCACCCGCCCGACCGACCCCGCCATCCGGGCGAGCAGGCGCTCGTCACCTGGCGCGGGAGAGCGCCCCCCTTGCGGGTCGACGGCGCGCACGTACTCGCCCTTCACCAGGTTGAAGAGGGCCTTGCAGGTCTCGAACTCGCCCAGGCAGCAGACGTCGACCAGCTTGCGCAAGTCCCTTCCGGGCGCCAGCTCCTCGTAGACGCGCCGCTCGGTGGGGCCGATGGTGCCCAGCTCCCCACCCTCCTCGCCGGGCCGGGGCTGGGGCAGCGCCTTGAGGCGCTCGAAGGTGAGGTCGTCGCGGTGGATCTTCTTCCGGATGACGGGCCACTCGTCCACCATCCGGAAGCCCTCCATGAGCACCGTCTCGGCGCGCAAGGGGTGGATGGCCTCCGCGTCCGCCTCCACGGGCTGCTGGATGAACTCGTAGGTGCCGGCCTTCCAGGTGAAGAGGCGGTAGATGGTCTCGGTGGCCTGCAGCTGCATCATCGCCTGGAAGCGCTCGGCGGTGAGGGCCTGGCTGGAGACGAGCACGTCGCCCAGCCGCTTGAGGGTGCGCTTCTGCGTCTCGAGCGCCGCCTCCAGCTGCATCTCGGTGATGAGCTCGGCGCGCACCAGCATGTTGCCGATGAGCTCCTTGCGCTTCCGGGTGAGGCTCTCGGCCTTGATGATGTGGCCGTCCTTGAAGCCGACGCGCACCTCCTGGTCCTTCTGGTGGAAGTGGAGCGTGCCCGTCTTCTGCTGCTGCCCGATGAGCTGCAGGATGTCGCCGATACCGAAGTCCTTCAGCGTTCCCTTGAGAGCCATGGTCCCTACTCCTCCCCTCGCCGCAGCCGGTGCAGGCCGCGCAGCGAGAGCAGGTAGATGGAGAGGAGCAGCAGCGCCGGCGGCACCAGCTTGAGGTACAGCGGCGCCGCGCCGTAGGGCGCCCGCACCAGGCCCTGGTGGAGCAGCACCGCGCCCAGCGCGAAGAGGAAGAAGAAGGCGTGGATGGCGCCGCGCACCGGCACCCCGGAGGCGACGTGGCCCGCGCCGGACAGCAGCGCCCCCAGCACGTAGGACAGCCGGCCCGCCCACGCCTGGTGGCGGTCCACCTGTCCCTGCTTGCGCTGCCGCAGCTGCTGCGGCACCAGGCCCTTGCGCTGGAAGACGTTCACGCACTGGCCGCACTGCTTGCTGCCCACGCCCAGCTCCGGATCACACCGCACGCACACCGGACGGCCGCAGCGCTCGCACACCTTCGCCGCCTTCAGCCGCCCGCCGGCGAACCCCCACGGAATCAGCAGCAGCGCCAGCACCGCCGGCACCGCCCAGGCCACCGGCCCCGGCGCCACCCCGGGCAGCAGCCACCGGCCCAGCTGGGCCTCCACCCGGCGCCCCGCCTCCGTGCCGTCCGCCAGCGACAGCCAGTCGGCCTCCTGCAGCTCCGGCGACAGCATCAGGAGGTTGAGCAGCAGCCGGTCCTCCGGCGGAGGCTCCCGGCGCAGCAGCGAGCCGTCCAGCGCCTGCGCGGAGGCCATGGCGGTGGCGGCGCGGTCCAGCTCGCGGCCCACCTCCGAGTCCTTCAGCGTCTTCGCCCGGCGGCGGTACACCTGCGCCAGGTTGTAGTGCGGGGCCGCCATCCGAGGGTCCGCCTGCGACGCCTGCGCGTAGAGCTGCGCCGCCCCCTCCGGGTCCCCCAGCCCCACCAGCGTGTTGCCGAACCGGGTCAGCAGCCGCGCGTCACCGCTGCGCAGCGCCGAGGCCGCCTTGAAGTGCGTCCGCGCTTCCTCCAGCAGCCCGCGGCGCGACTCGTAGTGCGCCAGCGCGGAGAGCTCCGCGAAGGTGGCCGCGCGCGACTCCAGCCGGGCGAGCACCCGCGCCATGGCGTCCTCCGCCGACAGGCCGCCGCGC
This genomic interval carries:
- a CDS encoding DUF4388 domain-containing protein, whose protein sequence is MALKGTLKDFGIGDILQLIGQQQKTGTLHFHQKDQEVRVGFKDGHIIKAESLTRKRKELIGNMLVRAELITEMQLEAALETQKRTLKRLGDVLVSSQALTAERFQAMMQLQATETIYRLFTWKAGTYEFIQQPVEADAEAIHPLRAETVLMEGFRMVDEWPVIRKKIHRDDLTFERLKALPQPRPGEEGGELGTIGPTERRVYEELAPGRDLRKLVDVCCLGEFETCKALFNLVKGEYVRAVDPQGGRSPAPGDERLLARMAGSVGRVLATMAVLAALALVVSRGAYASHADAAATSFADPAAQRHVSHAQRVRIEAALEVFRLERGELPERLDSLVQAGLLKPEELRYPWREEYYYRRLAARRFVLLPPLR